One genomic window of Myxococcales bacterium includes the following:
- a CDS encoding VanZ family protein gives MPSRRASWSAWLPLVAVVLAVYFTLPWVRSWFEFASRAGLGRAIQGGLLLGALSGGGGILAWLWLRRRVRAVRVYLSLAIAAGLLAAIAVLLSPMPIERIHLAEYLVIGMLSWRALRGHWTDRDRLLTAALLVFNIGLGDELLQGLLAGRFYDTRDVLVNAAAGGLGAWSAAVIVRAITMQTNPKSAA, from the coding sequence ATGCCTTCGCGCCGCGCTTCATGGTCCGCCTGGCTGCCCCTGGTCGCCGTCGTTCTGGCGGTCTATTTCACCTTGCCCTGGGTTCGCTCGTGGTTTGAATTCGCGTCGCGGGCCGGCTTGGGAAGGGCAATTCAAGGCGGATTGCTCTTGGGCGCGTTGTCGGGCGGCGGCGGGATTCTCGCCTGGTTGTGGCTGCGGCGCCGGGTTCGCGCCGTTCGCGTCTACCTCAGCCTGGCGATCGCGGCGGGATTGCTGGCGGCGATCGCCGTCCTGCTCTCACCGATGCCCATCGAGCGGATCCACCTGGCCGAGTACCTGGTGATCGGGATGTTGTCCTGGCGGGCGTTGCGCGGGCATTGGACCGACCGGGACCGCCTTTTGACGGCAGCACTTTTAGTATTTAATATCGGACTGGGCGACGAACTGCTGCAGGGCCTGTTGGCGGGTCGCTTTTACGATACGCGCGATGTGCTGGTGAATGCGGCGGCCGGCGGTCTGGGCGCTTGGTCGGCGGCGGTGATCGTCCGAGCGATAACCATGCAAACCAACCCAAAATCAGCGGCATGA
- a CDS encoding response regulator translates to MRNFPPTSVEVLCVSGDAQLSEELIQLLRKLRLRGEAAHSTSQALQMINRRTPSLVIVDFILADGSGLEFIRQLRLTRFASRIPVLMLATNFQAEHYRTHHNGPGPQDWLYKPIDEERLGNAVMQWVGVEVKEAFVPEHHDPDPGRLLTEQGTFRELPFARVLVLAGRRGVGCLAIRQREQWLQIGLAGDRLTGLASSYISDSSLGRLLLQSGRINHQILADAQAAMAGGKRFGEWLIEHEWLGRDELNEHLEKQVMEKLTALFSWRWYDSAWQYEAGDCAAAMHVRTEIPIRRIIFTGITKYYDRDRLEMIFMKRDRLWRPVIPTTPYIDEVPVPARRLLAAADGHATPATVRTRAGMEISRFYQMLYGLWILDLVRFGEPIKSSQPPNADRSAAEKEEPLEFIRRN, encoded by the coding sequence TTGCGTAATTTTCCGCCCACATCGGTCGAGGTCCTGTGCGTCTCCGGCGACGCGCAATTGTCCGAGGAGCTGATCCAGCTTCTGCGCAAATTGCGCCTGCGCGGCGAGGCGGCGCACAGCACCTCGCAAGCCCTGCAAATGATCAATCGCCGCACGCCCTCGCTGGTCATCGTCGATTTCATCCTGGCCGACGGTTCCGGCCTGGAGTTCATCCGCCAGTTGCGTCTGACCCGTTTCGCCTCCCGGATTCCGGTCCTGATGCTGGCCACCAATTTCCAAGCCGAGCACTACCGGACGCACCACAACGGCCCGGGGCCGCAGGACTGGCTGTACAAGCCGATCGACGAGGAGCGGCTCGGGAACGCGGTGATGCAGTGGGTCGGCGTGGAGGTCAAGGAAGCGTTCGTCCCCGAGCATCACGATCCCGACCCGGGCCGCCTGCTGACCGAACAAGGCACCTTCCGCGAACTGCCTTTCGCCCGGGTGCTCGTGCTGGCGGGCCGGCGCGGCGTCGGTTGCCTCGCCATCCGGCAACGCGAACAGTGGTTGCAAATCGGCCTGGCCGGCGACCGCCTCACCGGGTTGGCGAGTTCGTACATCAGCGATTCGTCGCTCGGCCGGCTGCTGCTGCAAAGCGGCCGCATCAATCATCAGATTCTGGCCGACGCCCAGGCGGCGATGGCCGGCGGCAAGCGTTTCGGCGAATGGCTGATCGAGCACGAGTGGCTGGGGCGGGACGAGCTGAACGAACATCTCGAAAAACAGGTGATGGAAAAGCTGACCGCGCTCTTTTCCTGGCGCTGGTACGATTCCGCCTGGCAATACGAGGCCGGCGACTGCGCGGCGGCCATGCACGTCCGGACGGAAATTCCCATCCGGCGCATCATTTTCACCGGCATCACGAAGTACTACGACCGCGACCGCCTGGAAATGATTTTCATGAAGCGCGACCGCCTCTGGCGCCCCGTCATCCCCACCACGCCCTACATTGACGAGGTGCCCGTGCCGGCCCGCCGGCTGCTCGCCGCCGCCGACGGCCACGCCACCCCGGCCACGGTGCGCACCCGCGCCGGCATGGAAATCTCGCGCTTCTATCAGATGCTCTACGGCCTCTGGATCCTCGACCTGGTCCGCTTCGGCGAGCCGATCAAATCCTCCCAGCCGCCGAACGCCGACCGCTCGGCCGCCGAAAAAGAAGAACCGCTGGAATTCATCCGCCGGAATTGA
- a CDS encoding ParA family protein, which yields MTRKIAFVNEKGGSCKTTLAVNTAAYLARQGKHVCLIDMDPQGQVGKALGLDVAAIRPSMFELLTDPNVAARDAVTASGLPNLDLIVANKSLVDFTVIAAADPDRVMRLRNKLETLKGYDFFIVDSPPSLGLLTLNIMLAVKEIVIPVSLTYLALDGCSEIVETVENVRRTYKKRDLEVTLVVPTLYRRTNLADAILAKLRDFFGDRVSRAPIGYNVAIDEAQSMGRTIWDYAPASRGAEMLGALAEEIAALK from the coding sequence GTGACCCGGAAAATCGCGTTCGTCAACGAAAAGGGCGGCTCCTGCAAAACCACGCTGGCGGTGAACACCGCCGCCTACCTGGCCCGGCAAGGCAAGCACGTGTGCCTGATCGACATGGACCCGCAAGGGCAGGTCGGCAAGGCGCTCGGGCTCGACGTGGCGGCGATCCGGCCGTCGATGTTCGAGCTGCTGACCGATCCGAACGTCGCGGCCCGCGACGCGGTGACGGCGTCGGGGCTCCCGAACCTCGATTTGATCGTCGCCAATAAGTCGCTGGTCGATTTCACGGTGATCGCGGCCGCCGACCCCGACCGGGTGATGCGCCTGCGCAACAAGCTCGAAACCCTCAAGGGCTACGATTTCTTCATCGTCGACAGCCCGCCGTCGCTGGGCCTGCTGACGCTGAACATCATGCTGGCCGTCAAGGAAATCGTGATTCCGGTCAGCCTGACCTACCTGGCGCTCGACGGCTGCAGCGAGATCGTCGAAACCGTCGAAAACGTGCGCCGCACCTACAAAAAGCGCGACCTGGAAGTGACGCTGGTCGTGCCGACCCTCTATCGCCGCACCAATCTGGCCGACGCCATCCTGGCCAAGTTGCGCGACTTTTTCGGCGACCGGGTGTCGCGCGCGCCGATCGGCTACAACGTGGCCATCGACGAGGCGCAGAGCATGGGCCGCACCATCTGGGACTACGCGCCCGCCAGCCGCGGCGCCGAAATGCTCGGTGCGCTGGCCGAGGAAATCGCCGCGCTGAAGTAA
- a CDS encoding DMT family transporter, whose translation MHAFQGEIAALLTAACWTVSALSFEAAGKRIGSLAVNIIRLGIAFAFLSLYGWLTRGHFLPVDADGHNWYWLSLSGLVGFTLGDMAWFRSLVLLGARRTTLMMALAPPFTAVLGWLALGEALTLLDGLGMGLTLLGVMLVVGERRSDENGQARHLPVMGWFLGVVAALGQAGGLVLSKFGMGDYSPFAATQIRVIAGFAGFAVFFTLIRWWPKVLAGLRDAPALRRTTLGAFFGPFVGVSFSLMAVQLTQAGIAATIMSITPILIIPPTILLYKERVSPRAIFGACLAIAGVAVLFLF comes from the coding sequence TTGCACGCTTTTCAAGGGGAAATCGCCGCGCTGCTGACCGCCGCCTGTTGGACGGTGTCAGCGCTGTCGTTCGAGGCGGCGGGGAAGCGGATCGGCTCGCTGGCGGTCAACATCATCCGCCTGGGCATCGCCTTCGCTTTTCTGTCGCTTTACGGCTGGCTGACGCGCGGCCATTTTTTGCCGGTCGACGCCGACGGGCACAACTGGTACTGGCTTTCGCTTTCAGGCCTGGTCGGTTTCACCTTGGGCGACATGGCCTGGTTCCGCTCGCTGGTGCTGCTCGGCGCGCGCCGCACCACGTTGATGATGGCGTTGGCGCCGCCGTTTACCGCAGTGCTCGGCTGGCTGGCGCTGGGCGAGGCGCTGACCCTGCTCGACGGGCTGGGCATGGGCCTGACGCTGCTGGGCGTCATGCTGGTCGTGGGGGAACGACGCTCCGACGAAAACGGCCAGGCGCGCCATCTGCCGGTGATGGGCTGGTTTCTGGGCGTGGTGGCGGCGCTGGGCCAGGCGGGCGGCCTGGTGCTGTCGAAGTTCGGGATGGGCGATTACAGCCCGTTCGCCGCGACGCAGATTCGCGTGATCGCCGGTTTCGCCGGCTTTGCCGTGTTCTTCACCTTGATCCGCTGGTGGCCCAAGGTGTTGGCCGGATTGCGCGATGCGCCGGCGTTGCGCCGGACCACGCTGGGCGCGTTTTTCGGCCCGTTCGTCGGCGTTTCCTTTTCGCTGATGGCGGTGCAACTCACGCAAGCGGGCATCGCCGCCACCATCATGTCGATCACGCCGATCCTGATCATCCCCCCGACCATTCTGCTCTACAAGGAACGGGTCTCGCCGCGGGCCATTTTCGGCGCCTGCCTGGCCATCGCGGGCGTGGCTGTGCTGTTTTTGTTCTAG